One genomic region from bacterium BMS3Abin11 encodes:
- a CDS encoding GTP-binding protein Der, which translates to MKVLRYLLAAGIVLLFLLLVVITGMVGDTLLSLWDRLQTAPWYIASLFAFILLVFSSASAVILWKLLGPAKKSVAKKVLLDEASLQQRIKDADESGIEINAAREELRKLYQRRKTGKLYIALTGAISTGKSSLVNSLLPDAEAHSEVSGGTTRKIIEYHWLTPSADEVILIDMPGLLDAANDELSHIARSEAIRAHLVIYLCDSDLTRQQLHELKLLAELKKPLILALNKSDWYSDEERQQIRQRLREHTADISDITIVTIRTQTEKQVTIELPDGTETSELRCTEPDIRELARALQHRIDSDPERLEKLRDSAIFSLASGCLDEAELKQRVEKGQVLVRNHTRSAVVGAMAAVSPGTDILIQGALGISLIKNLCSLYDIPVSQLEIDRLLKLGQSRLNRHIALIMAVLGNALKAFPGLGTLAGGALHAVTYGMIFDALGRSLNEILASRGELATLPVINRFTENLGDQLEKRSSDIIRLVLESRDKQEK; encoded by the coding sequence ATGAAAGTACTTCGCTATTTACTGGCCGCAGGCATTGTTCTGCTGTTTCTGCTGCTGGTGGTAATCACAGGCATGGTGGGTGATACCTTACTCTCTCTATGGGACAGGCTGCAGACAGCCCCCTGGTATATTGCCAGCCTTTTCGCTTTCATTTTGCTGGTCTTTAGTAGTGCCAGTGCTGTCATACTCTGGAAACTGCTTGGCCCGGCAAAAAAATCCGTGGCAAAAAAAGTGTTATTAGATGAAGCCAGCCTGCAACAACGCATAAAGGATGCTGATGAGAGTGGCATTGAAATTAACGCTGCCAGAGAAGAATTGCGTAAACTTTATCAGCGGCGAAAAACGGGTAAACTCTACATCGCACTGACCGGTGCCATCAGCACTGGCAAGAGCAGTCTGGTCAATAGCCTGCTGCCCGATGCAGAAGCACATTCCGAGGTAAGCGGTGGAACGACCCGAAAAATTATCGAGTACCACTGGCTGACACCCTCTGCAGATGAAGTCATTCTCATTGATATGCCCGGCCTGCTGGATGCTGCAAATGATGAGCTGAGTCATATCGCCCGTAGTGAAGCCATACGAGCGCATCTGGTTATCTATCTCTGCGACAGTGACCTGACTCGCCAGCAATTACATGAACTGAAACTGCTGGCAGAACTTAAAAAGCCACTGATACTCGCTCTCAATAAGAGTGACTGGTACAGTGACGAGGAAAGGCAGCAAATACGCCAACGACTGCGCGAACACACTGCAGATATTTCTGATATCACTATCGTAACTATTCGCACCCAGACCGAGAAACAGGTCACTATAGAACTGCCAGACGGGACTGAAACGAGCGAACTTCGTTGTACAGAACCTGATATAAGAGAACTTGCACGCGCCCTGCAGCATCGCATCGATAGCGACCCTGAAAGACTTGAAAAATTACGTGACAGTGCCATCTTCAGTCTTGCATCTGGCTGCCTTGATGAAGCAGAACTAAAGCAGCGGGTAGAAAAAGGGCAAGTTCTGGTTCGCAACCATACACGCAGTGCAGTTGTTGGCGCGATGGCTGCAGTCAGTCCCGGTACAGATATCTTGATACAGGGGGCTCTTGGCATTAGCCTGATAAAAAACCTCTGTTCCTTATATGACATTCCAGTCAGCCAACTTGAAATAGACCGACTATTAAAACTTGGACAGTCCCGGCTTAATCGTCACATTGCTCTAATCATGGCCGTGCTTGGTAATGCACTGAAGGCATTTCCAGGTCTTGGTACACTGGCTGGTGGCGCCCTGCATGCAGTAACCTATGGCATGATATTTGACGCACTGGGACGCAGCCTGAACGAGATACTTGCAAGTCGCGGCGAGTTGGCAACTCTGCCGGTAATTAACCGATTCACGGAGAACCTTGGTGATCAACTGGAAAAACGTAGCAGCGACATTATCCGGCTGGTCCTGGAATCCAGGGACAAACAGGAAAAATAA
- the hprA gene encoding glycerate dehydrogenase encodes MKKAVFLDLATIGPDELSLSPLEDLPLSWEYHRSTSPVELPGRIKDAEIIVTNKCRLNIGELLHASQLKYICTAATGFNHIDVDAAKAKDAVVSNVRGYATSSVVQHVYALILTLSTKLREYNSAVRNGDWQHSENFCLLNFPIEEVSGKTLGIIGYGTLGQAVAKVAPAFGLEVLICQHLYGELESGRLELDDLLARADIISLHLPLNKRTTNLLGERELSLMKPNALLINTGRGGIVDELALADALRQKRIAGAGVDVLATEPPIDESPLLGANIPNLIVTPHTAWASRQSRQRLVDQIADNIRSFLAGEIVNRVG; translated from the coding sequence ATGAAAAAGGCTGTTTTTCTCGACCTCGCAACCATTGGCCCAGATGAACTGTCACTGTCACCTCTGGAGGATTTACCCCTGTCCTGGGAGTACCACAGATCCACATCACCTGTAGAATTACCCGGCCGCATCAAAGATGCTGAAATCATTGTTACCAATAAGTGTAGACTAAATATTGGCGAACTTTTACACGCATCTCAATTAAAGTACATCTGCACCGCTGCCACCGGTTTCAACCATATCGATGTTGATGCTGCAAAAGCAAAAGATGCGGTTGTTTCTAATGTTAGAGGCTATGCAACATCCTCAGTTGTTCAGCATGTTTATGCCTTGATTCTTACCCTGTCGACAAAGCTGCGGGAGTATAATTCTGCTGTCAGGAATGGAGACTGGCAACACAGCGAAAACTTCTGTCTTTTAAACTTTCCAATCGAAGAAGTTTCAGGCAAGACGCTTGGTATCATTGGTTATGGAACACTGGGACAGGCCGTTGCGAAAGTTGCACCCGCGTTTGGCCTCGAAGTGCTGATCTGCCAGCACCTGTATGGGGAGCTGGAATCTGGACGGCTGGAACTGGACGATCTGCTTGCCCGCGCCGATATCATAAGCCTGCACCTGCCGCTGAATAAACGAACGACTAATCTGCTTGGTGAACGCGAACTTTCCCTGATGAAGCCGAATGCTCTGCTGATCAATACCGGTCGTGGTGGCATCGTCGATGAGCTAGCACTGGCTGATGCCCTGCGACAAAAACGAATTGCCGGAGCAGGCGTTGATGTTCTGGCGACAGAGCCTCCTATAGATGAGAGTCCACTGCTAGGGGCAAACATTCCTAACCTGATCGTCACACCGCATACTGCGTGGGCCAGCAGACAATCACGGCAGAGGCTGGTTGATCAGATTGCGGATAATATCAGATCTTTTCTTGCGGGTGAGATCGTGAATCGAGTTGGATAA
- a CDS encoding Ion channel has product MKPISEQNNFIYLLAALVFFLLLGAIVEQLHLRFGQRLVQSSTVVMIAIGVWSFRATKRRYWTGLGLLAAIIVVVIIGLILESAGLNYIHLLLVLAFFVWATWLAARQVLFTGTIDIHKIVGAVCIYLLLGLIWALMYLLIAEASPDAFNGLQQAPWYDNFSQLSYYSFVTLTTLGYGDISPVSPIAQFLAYMEAIVGIFYTTILVASLIGARMSDRKVQDR; this is encoded by the coding sequence TTGAAACCCATATCTGAACAAAATAACTTTATCTATCTACTGGCTGCACTGGTATTTTTTCTTTTGCTGGGCGCAATAGTCGAGCAGTTACATTTACGTTTTGGCCAGCGGCTGGTACAGTCTTCAACAGTGGTAATGATTGCGATAGGTGTATGGAGTTTCAGGGCGACAAAACGCAGATACTGGACAGGGTTAGGCCTGCTCGCGGCGATAATTGTGGTAGTCATCATCGGCCTGATTCTTGAATCGGCAGGGCTAAATTACATTCATCTGCTACTGGTGCTTGCTTTTTTTGTCTGGGCTACCTGGCTTGCGGCCCGTCAGGTGTTATTTACCGGCACCATAGACATACACAAGATTGTCGGCGCAGTCTGTATCTATCTTTTGTTGGGGCTCATCTGGGCACTAATGTATCTACTGATTGCCGAAGCATCGCCCGATGCTTTTAATGGGCTGCAACAGGCCCCCTGGTATGATAATTTTTCACAGCTGTCATACTACAGTTTTGTCACACTGACCACGCTGGGTTATGGGGATATTAGCCCTGTATCCCCCATTGCACAGTTTCTTGCCTACATGGAGGCCATTGTTGGCATTTTTTACACCACGATACTGGTAGCCAGCTTGATTGGTGCCAGAATGTCGGATCGTAAAGTACAGGACCGCTAA
- the trpC gene encoding indole-3-glycerol phosphate synthase — MSKLADILQKILYTKALEIVERKQRLPLMQIQQKLKDIAPARDFLDAIRQRIEAGETAVIAEIKRASPSKGVLRENFDPAQIARSYEQAGAACLSVLTDVEYFQGDDAYLKLARDACKLPVLRKEFIIDHYQVYESRLIGGDCILLIAAALDDDQLRGFTELAHSLDMAVLVEVHDAEELQRALKLDVTLVGINNRNLRTFETSLDTTLELLPAIPDDKIVITESGIHQRDDIETMLAHNVHSFLIGEEFMRAEQPGDRLAQLFETG; from the coding sequence ATGAGTAAGCTTGCTGACATATTACAGAAGATACTCTATACCAAGGCACTGGAAATTGTTGAGAGAAAGCAGCGGCTGCCATTGATGCAGATTCAGCAAAAACTAAAGGATATCGCTCCAGCCAGGGATTTCCTTGACGCCATACGACAACGGATTGAGGCAGGGGAAACTGCGGTTATTGCAGAAATTAAAAGGGCTTCTCCAAGCAAAGGCGTGTTACGTGAGAATTTTGACCCGGCACAGATTGCCCGCAGTTATGAGCAGGCCGGGGCAGCCTGTTTGTCGGTACTGACCGATGTCGAATACTTCCAGGGTGATGATGCCTATCTTAAGCTGGCAAGAGATGCCTGCAAGCTACCGGTGCTGCGCAAGGAATTTATCATTGATCACTACCAGGTCTATGAATCGCGTCTAATCGGTGGTGACTGCATATTGCTTATAGCGGCCGCGCTGGATGATGATCAGCTGAGGGGATTTACTGAACTTGCCCATTCACTTGACATGGCTGTACTGGTAGAGGTGCATGATGCTGAAGAGTTGCAGCGTGCACTGAAACTGGATGTTACATTGGTCGGTATCAATAATCGAAACCTGCGAACATTTGAAACCAGCCTGGATACCACGCTTGAGCTGTTGCCAGCGATACCGGATGACAAAATAGTCATTACCGAAAGTGGCATCCATCAGCGTGACGATATTGAAACCATGCTGGCACACAATGTACACAGCTTTCTTATTGGAGAGGAATTCATGCGAGCAGAGCAACCTGGCGATAGACTGGCACAATTGTTTGAAACAGGGTAG
- the rubA2 gene encoding rubredoxin-2, protein MRKLQCAVCGFVYEEVKGLPDEGVPPGTSWDDIPDSWQCPECGVTKAEFEMVELDNN, encoded by the coding sequence ATGCGTAAATTACAATGTGCAGTATGTGGTTTTGTCTATGAGGAAGTAAAAGGTCTGCCCGATGAGGGTGTCCCACCCGGCACCAGCTGGGATGATATCCCGGATAGCTGGCAGTGCCCTGAATGCGGTGTCACCAAAGCTGAATTCGAAATGGTTGAACTGGACAATAATTGA
- the rpe gene encoding ribulose-phosphate 3-epimerase has protein sequence MAKDFLISPSILSADFARLGEEVDNVLASGADVVHFDVMDNHYVPNLTIGPLVCNALRKHGVTADIDVHLMVKPVDRIIPDFAAAGATYITFHPEASEHIDRSLQLIKGEGCKAGLVFNPATPLDVLEYVMDKIDMILLMSVNPGFGGQSFIDSTLTKLQQVRKLIDTSGRDIRLEVDGGVKIDNIREIAEAGADMFVAGSAIFGAANEADPHHYETVVAAMRAELAKVD, from the coding sequence ATGGCCAAAGATTTCCTTATCTCACCTTCAATCCTGTCCGCAGATTTCGCCAGACTTGGCGAAGAAGTCGACAATGTATTGGCATCCGGTGCCGATGTTGTGCATTTCGATGTTATGGATAACCACTATGTTCCCAACCTGACTATCGGTCCGCTGGTCTGTAACGCACTGCGTAAGCACGGTGTAACTGCGGATATTGATGTGCACCTGATGGTTAAGCCTGTTGATCGTATTATTCCTGATTTCGCAGCAGCAGGTGCCACCTATATCACTTTCCACCCGGAAGCATCCGAGCATATCGATCGTAGTCTGCAGCTGATAAAAGGTGAAGGTTGCAAGGCAGGCCTGGTATTTAACCCGGCGACGCCGCTGGATGTTCTTGAATATGTCATGGACAAGATTGACATGATTTTGTTGATGTCTGTAAACCCTGGCTTTGGTGGGCAGAGTTTCATTGACTCCACACTGACAAAATTACAACAGGTACGAAAACTGATTGATACCTCCGGCAGAGACATTCGCCTGGAAGTTGATGGTGGAGTCAAAATTGATAATATCCGTGAAATCGCCGAGGCTGGCGCCGATATGTTTGTAGCGGGCTCTGCGATTTTTGGTGCGGCCAATGAAGCGGATCCACACCATTACGAAACGGTAGTTGCGGCTATGCGCGCAGAGCTTGCGAAAGTCGACTAG
- the trpD gene encoding anthranilate phosphoribosyltransferase: MDMQTAIQHVISGKNLAASEMRHVMWLIMTGEATPAQVGGFLIGLRCKGETVEEIAAAAEVMRGLAAHVNVTPDHLVDTCGTGGDSSGTFNISTTSALVVAAAGGRVAKHGNRSISSNSGSADVLEAAGVRLDLTPEQVAECVNEIGVGFMFAPLHHSAMKHAIGPRREMGVRTIFNVLGPLTNPAGAPNQVLGVFAKDLLEPLAEVLAKLGSRHVLVVHGEDGMDEISISAPTYVAELHDSAISTYTLTPEQFGMTTQPVETIKVEGVESSLQMMRDVLANVDGASRDIVALNAGAAIYAAGLADEMDAGVERALQVLASGAAAERLQQLVSITNQFQA, translated from the coding sequence ATGGATATGCAAACCGCCATTCAACACGTGATCTCGGGCAAGAATTTGGCCGCGAGTGAGATGCGACATGTTATGTGGTTGATCATGACCGGAGAGGCCACGCCTGCACAGGTTGGTGGTTTTTTAATTGGGCTGCGCTGCAAAGGCGAAACAGTTGAAGAGATTGCCGCGGCTGCAGAGGTGATGCGTGGGCTTGCTGCCCATGTGAATGTTACACCTGATCATCTGGTTGATACCTGTGGCACAGGCGGAGATTCCAGTGGGACTTTTAATATCTCCACAACCTCCGCGCTAGTTGTGGCGGCAGCCGGTGGCAGGGTGGCTAAGCATGGCAATCGTTCTATATCCAGTAACAGTGGTAGTGCTGATGTACTGGAAGCGGCTGGGGTCAGGCTGGATCTGACACCTGAACAGGTGGCGGAATGTGTAAATGAGATCGGTGTTGGTTTTATGTTTGCGCCCTTGCATCACAGTGCCATGAAGCATGCTATTGGTCCTCGTCGAGAGATGGGTGTAAGAACGATTTTTAATGTGCTGGGGCCATTAACCAATCCTGCCGGGGCACCGAATCAGGTGTTAGGGGTATTTGCAAAAGACTTGCTGGAGCCACTGGCTGAGGTGTTAGCAAAACTCGGTAGTCGGCATGTACTGGTCGTACATGGTGAAGACGGCATGGATGAGATCAGTATCTCGGCACCGACGTATGTCGCTGAGCTGCATGACTCAGCAATAAGTACCTACACCCTGACCCCGGAACAGTTTGGCATGACTACTCAGCCTGTAGAAACTATCAAGGTAGAGGGCGTCGAGAGCAGCTTGCAGATGATGCGGGATGTGCTGGCCAACGTTGATGGTGCGTCACGGGATATTGTTGCTCTAAATGCCGGCGCGGCTATTTATGCTGCGGGGCTGGCTGATGAAATGGATGCTGGAGTGGAGCGAGCACTGCAAGTCCTCGCCAGTGGTGCCGCAGCAGAACGTCTGCAGCAGTTGGTCAGCATTACAAATCAATTCCAGGCTTAG
- the trpG gene encoding anthranilate synthase component 2 codes for MLLMIDNYDSFTYNLVQYFGELGADVHIHRNDKISLDEIEAMQPERIVISPGPCTPNEAGVSVEVIKRFSGRVPILGVCLGHQSIGQAFGGNIIRAKTLMHGKTSMIHHRDGGIFMGLENPLQATRYHSLVIERETLPECLEVTAWTDDDEIMGVRHTTLDVEGVQFHPESILTHQGHALLANFLAKSE; via the coding sequence ATGTTATTAATGATCGATAATTATGACTCCTTTACCTATAACCTGGTGCAGTACTTTGGCGAGCTAGGTGCCGATGTCCACATCCATCGAAATGACAAGATCAGCCTCGATGAGATAGAGGCAATGCAGCCAGAACGTATTGTCATCTCGCCCGGCCCCTGTACCCCGAATGAAGCAGGTGTTTCGGTCGAAGTGATCAAACGGTTCAGTGGACGGGTACCTATACTCGGCGTCTGTCTCGGCCATCAGAGTATCGGCCAGGCCTTTGGCGGGAACATCATTCGTGCAAAAACCCTGATGCACGGCAAGACTTCGATGATCCATCACAGGGATGGTGGTATCTTTATGGGACTGGAAAACCCCCTGCAGGCGACCCGTTATCATTCACTGGTAATCGAGCGGGAAACATTACCCGAGTGTCTGGAAGTGACTGCATGGACCGATGATGATGAGATCATGGGCGTACGGCACACAACACTGGATGTAGAGGGTGTACAGTTTCACCCGGAGTCGATATTGACGCATCAGGGGCATGCGTTGCTAGCGAATTTTCTGGCAAAAAGTGAATGA
- the trpE gene encoding anthranilate synthase component 1 → MSIKKSEFDAYAASGYTRIPLVREVLADLDTPLSTYIKLAGGEYSYLFESVSGSEKASRYSIIGLSARRQLRSFGHRVEILEDGEIIESLTADDPFDVVREYQQRFSAPDIEGLPRFTGGLVGYFSYDTIRFIEPGLGDNRHPDPLQTPDMLLMVSDEILIFDKLKGRLFIVINVDPRLSDAWESGWQRIDELVGQLDQPLSHQGKISACEINEDDFHSDFSREAYMQAVERAREYIRAGDIMQVVLSQRMNITYEGEPLDLYRALRTLNPSPYMYYMNLGDFQVVGSSPEILVQVDEGKATVRPIAGTRPRGETDAEDLQLEQDLMADPKELAEHLMLVDLGRNDLGRIAEIGSVELTERMVVERYSHVMHIVSNVVCDIRQEFDAIDVLKATFPAGTVSGAPKIRAMEIIDELEPVKRGVYSGAVGYLGWNGNMDTAIAIRTSVIKDGMLNIQVGAGIVADSKPEMEWEETLNKGRATFRAVAMAAGGFRQLS, encoded by the coding sequence ATGTCTATAAAAAAATCTGAATTTGATGCCTATGCCGCTAGCGGCTACACGCGCATCCCGCTGGTGCGTGAAGTATTGGCGGATCTCGATACTCCATTAAGCACTTACATAAAGCTTGCCGGCGGTGAGTATTCCTATCTGTTTGAATCAGTCTCCGGCAGTGAGAAGGCCAGTCGCTATTCCATTATTGGCTTGTCTGCGAGACGACAGTTGCGATCTTTCGGGCACAGAGTAGAAATACTCGAAGATGGCGAGATTATAGAGTCGCTGACAGCTGATGATCCTTTTGACGTTGTGCGAGAATATCAACAGCGTTTCAGTGCTCCAGATATCGAAGGTCTGCCCCGTTTTACCGGTGGTCTGGTGGGTTATTTTAGCTACGATACCATTCGCTTTATTGAACCCGGCCTGGGAGACAACAGGCATCCAGACCCATTGCAGACACCCGACATGTTATTGATGGTATCTGATGAGATACTTATTTTCGACAAACTCAAGGGTCGTTTGTTTATTGTCATTAATGTTGACCCGCGCCTGAGTGATGCATGGGAATCAGGTTGGCAGCGTATTGATGAACTTGTTGGCCAGCTTGACCAGCCCCTGTCTCATCAGGGCAAAATATCAGCCTGTGAGATAAACGAGGATGACTTCCATTCTGATTTTAGCCGTGAGGCATATATGCAGGCGGTTGAGCGGGCGCGAGAGTATATTCGAGCAGGTGATATCATGCAGGTGGTGTTATCGCAGCGCATGAACATCACTTATGAGGGTGAACCACTAGACCTGTACCGCGCTCTGCGGACCTTGAACCCCTCGCCATATATGTATTACATGAATCTGGGCGACTTTCAGGTGGTCGGTTCGTCACCGGAGATTCTGGTGCAGGTCGATGAAGGCAAAGCAACTGTACGTCCTATAGCAGGCACTCGGCCACGAGGCGAAACTGATGCAGAGGATTTACAGCTGGAACAGGATTTAATGGCTGACCCCAAAGAACTGGCAGAACATCTTATGCTGGTAGACCTGGGGCGTAACGACCTCGGTCGTATCGCCGAAATTGGCAGTGTGGAATTGACTGAGCGCATGGTTGTAGAGAGGTATTCGCACGTCATGCATATCGTCTCCAATGTGGTCTGCGATATTCGTCAGGAGTTTGATGCCATCGATGTACTAAAAGCAACATTTCCCGCAGGCACCGTCAGCGGCGCACCGAAAATCAGGGCGATGGAAATCATCGATGAACTGGAACCTGTTAAGCGTGGTGTCTATTCTGGTGCGGTGGGCTATCTCGGCTGGAATGGAAATATGGATACCGCTATTGCCATTCGTACCTCGGTAATCAAGGATGGCATGCTGAATATACAGGTGGGTGCCGGCATCGTTGCGGACTCCAAGCCCGAAATGGAATGGGAAGAGACCTTGAACAAGGGCAGAGCAACCTTCCGTGCCGTAGCAATGGCTGCAGGCGGCTTCAGGCAACTGAGTTAA
- the cbbZC gene encoding phosphoglycolate phosphatase, chromosomal gives MTNKIPVKMVMIDLDGTLINTAPDLADSVNIMLERMGRDTWPLDKVSGWIGNGVSRLVKRALTDSMNAEPDSDDYDKGYALFLEAYGENVSAKSRPYDGVVAGLDKLKSAGFRLACVTNKAESFTLPLLADLKLDGYFELVVSGDSLPRKKPDPLPLTYACENFGITPQQGVLIGDSANDVKAAIAAGMPVICVNYGYNQGVDLTTLQTQGVIDSLDILDQHINLLN, from the coding sequence ATGACAAATAAAATACCCGTCAAAATGGTCATGATTGACCTTGATGGAACCCTGATCAATACCGCACCGGATCTTGCCGACAGCGTTAACATCATGCTCGAGCGCATGGGACGTGATACATGGCCGCTGGACAAGGTGTCCGGCTGGATTGGCAATGGCGTCAGCCGCCTTGTCAAACGCGCCCTGACGGATTCCATGAACGCTGAGCCGGATAGTGATGATTATGACAAAGGCTATGCGCTGTTTCTCGAAGCCTATGGTGAAAATGTCTCAGCCAAAAGCCGACCCTATGACGGGGTTGTAGCCGGCCTTGATAAGCTTAAATCGGCTGGTTTCAGGCTGGCCTGTGTCACCAACAAGGCAGAATCTTTCACACTGCCCTTGCTGGCCGACCTGAAACTCGATGGCTATTTTGAGCTGGTGGTCTCCGGTGATTCATTGCCACGTAAGAAACCGGATCCATTACCACTGACGTATGCCTGTGAGAATTTTGGCATTACCCCGCAGCAGGGAGTGCTGATCGGCGACTCAGCCAATGATGTCAAGGCAGCCATCGCAGCCGGTATGCCAGTTATCTGTGTTAATTATGGTTACAATCAGGGTGTCGATCTTACTACCCTGCAGACACAGGGTGTGATAGATTCACTGGACATACTGGATCAGCATATCAATTTGCTGAATTGA
- the uup gene encoding ABC transporter ATP-binding protein uup has protein sequence MSLVTLRDITLGFGHPTLMEGINLRIEEGERIALLGRNGCGKSTLLKLLTKEILPDTGEIQFRTGLVVARMSQDVASDISGTNYAVIASGLGEIGQHINDYHQFSLQGDDPASIDRMHQAQEKIDSANAWHYIQRIEIVLSKLLLNGDEDFRSLSGGQSRRTLLGRALVQEPNILLLDEPTNHLDIGMIEWLEDFLLAQNTSLVFVSHDRRFVRRLATRIVELERGQLTSWPGDYDEYRKNRELMLSAEIKNEALEDKKLAAEETWIRQGIKARRTRNEGRVRALKELRRQRQARRERTGNVNIAIQHSERSGKIVIEAEDVGYAYDEHAIVKDFSITIMRGDKIGLLGPNGIGKTTLLRLLLGELKPQDGKIKHGTRLDIAYFDQQRAQLDENATVIDNLALGKDSVSINGRDKHVIGYLQDFLFAPDRARSPVNALSGGEKNRLLLAKMFCRPSNVLVLDEPTNDLDFETLDLLEQLLVDYTGTLLLISHDRSFINDVVTSTLSFEGNGLVEEYVGGYDDWMRQRPAVKTEKVSTSKAPTAKAHPTKQTKLSYKLQRELDELPQKIEQLEQAQQALHDSLADPDYFMHEKEDIAEDQIKLAEIDRELEQAYSRWEELDA, from the coding sequence ATGAGCCTCGTCACCCTACGTGATATCACTCTGGGATTTGGTCATCCCACCCTGATGGAAGGCATCAATCTCCGCATTGAGGAAGGTGAACGCATTGCCCTGCTAGGTCGGAATGGCTGCGGTAAATCTACCCTGCTAAAACTGCTTACAAAAGAAATTTTGCCTGACACCGGCGAAATTCAATTTCGCACTGGACTGGTCGTTGCCCGTATGAGTCAGGATGTTGCCAGTGACATCTCCGGCACCAACTATGCTGTGATTGCATCCGGTCTGGGGGAAATCGGTCAGCATATTAATGACTACCATCAGTTCAGTCTGCAGGGTGATGACCCGGCCAGCATTGACCGCATGCATCAGGCACAGGAAAAAATTGACTCCGCAAATGCATGGCACTACATCCAGCGCATTGAAATCGTGCTATCGAAATTGTTGCTTAATGGTGATGAGGATTTTCGTTCATTGTCAGGCGGCCAGTCTCGTCGCACCCTGCTCGGCCGTGCACTGGTACAGGAACCCAATATTCTACTGCTGGACGAACCGACCAACCATCTTGATATCGGCATGATTGAATGGCTGGAAGACTTCCTGCTTGCGCAAAACACCAGCCTGGTCTTTGTCTCGCATGATCGACGTTTCGTACGGCGACTGGCAACACGCATCGTTGAACTGGAACGAGGACAACTGACCTCGTGGCCGGGCGATTACGACGAATACCGAAAGAACCGTGAACTGATGCTGTCTGCAGAGATTAAGAATGAAGCGCTGGAGGACAAAAAACTCGCCGCTGAAGAGACATGGATACGTCAGGGCATCAAGGCCCGACGCACCCGTAACGAGGGTCGCGTCAGGGCGCTGAAAGAGCTACGTCGACAACGTCAGGCGCGGCGTGAAAGGACTGGCAATGTAAACATCGCTATCCAGCACAGTGAGCGCTCCGGAAAGATAGTGATCGAGGCGGAAGATGTCGGCTATGCCTATGATGAGCATGCGATAGTCAAAGACTTTTCTATTACTATCATGCGTGGCGACAAAATCGGCCTGTTGGGCCCGAACGGCATCGGTAAAACTACCCTGTTGCGATTATTACTGGGAGAGCTGAAGCCTCAGGATGGAAAGATAAAACACGGCACCCGCCTGGACATCGCCTATTTTGATCAGCAACGTGCACAGCTGGATGAGAATGCAACAGTCATCGACAATCTGGCCCTCGGTAAAGATTCGGTATCCATCAATGGCCGGGATAAACACGTCATCGGCTACCTACAGGATTTTCTTTTCGCGCCTGACCGGGCACGCAGCCCGGTCAATGCCCTGTCTGGCGGCGAAAAAAATCGGCTGCTGCTGGCTAAGATGTTCTGTCGACCCTCCAATGTGCTGGTACTCGATGAACCGACCAATGACCTGGACTTTGAAACCCTGGATCTGCTCGAGCAACTGCTGGTCGACTACACCGGCACTCTGCTACTGATCAGCCACGACCGAAGCTTCATTAACGATGTCGTTACTTCAACCTTGTCGTTTGAAGGTAATGGCCTGGTCGAAGAATATGTCGGCGGTTATGATGACTGGATGCGACAGCGGCCTGCAGTGAAAACAGAAAAAGTTTCTACTTCGAAAGCGCCCACAGCTAAAGCACATCCCACAAAACAGACAAAACTCAGTTATAAACTTCAGCGTGAGCTGGATGAACTGCCACAGAAAATTGAGCAGCTGGAACAGGCGCAGCAGGCCTTACATGACAGTTTGGCAGACCCGGATTATTTTATGCACGAGAAAGAAGACATAGCCGAAGACCAGATAAAACTTGCTGAGATTGATAGGGAGCTGGAACAGGCCTATTCTCGATGGGAAGAACTCGATGCTTAA